The following coding sequences are from one Thermodesulfobacteriota bacterium window:
- a CDS encoding SRPBCC domain-containing protein gives MSREMIHKSIEIDAPRESVWEVLTTPVHAGIWMSEFSEGSHVDGEFGPGETFYLKNGEGDGLRGKVTAWALGERLKIAYDGVLVKGAETPNSPGNAEWNGCFDAYTLSANGEKTILAIESFVSGEYAEATSGLWDKAIQKIKELSEQ, from the coding sequence ATGAGCAGGGAAATGATACACAAGTCTATAGAGATCGACGCACCCAGGGAGAGCGTGTGGGAGGTTCTTACGACCCCCGTGCATGCCGGGATATGGATGAGCGAGTTCTCGGAGGGCTCGCACGTCGACGGGGAGTTCGGCCCGGGCGAGACGTTTTATCTGAAGAACGGCGAGGGGGACGGGCTTAGGGGGAAGGTTACGGCGTGGGCGCTCGGCGAGCGGCTGAAGATAGCTTACGACGGCGTCCTGGTAAAGGGGGCCGAGACGCCGAACAGCCCCGGGAACGCGGAGTGGAACGGGTGCTTCGACGCCTACACCCTTTCGGCGAACGGCGAGAAAACCATCCTCGCCATAGAGTCCTTCGTCTCAGGGGAATATGCCGAGGCCACCTCCGGGCTCTGGGACAAGGCAATTCAAAAGATAAAAGAGCTTTCAGAACA
- a CDS encoding SRPBCC family protein, which translates to MPKDGFFEFEGDKEIVLTCDFGAPRDLVFKASTDPELVPRWWGPANLKTTVDKMDVREGGEWRFVQQDKDGNEFAFSGVYREVSPPGRLVYTFNFELMPGHESVETITFEEKDGVTTFRDVVRFQSREDRDGMAQSGMKEGAGETMDRMAALLRELQGPI; encoded by the coding sequence ATGCCGAAAGACGGATTTTTCGAGTTCGAAGGCGATAAGGAGATTGTGCTTACGTGTGATTTCGGGGCCCCGAGGGATCTCGTTTTCAAGGCCAGCACCGACCCCGAGCTCGTTCCGCGCTGGTGGGGCCCGGCGAATCTCAAAACGACCGTGGACAAGATGGACGTCCGCGAGGGCGGTGAGTGGCGCTTCGTTCAGCAGGACAAGGACGGGAACGAGTTCGCGTTCAGCGGGGTGTACAGGGAGGTTTCGCCGCCGGGGCGGCTCGTGTACACGTTTAATTTCGAGCTTATGCCCGGCCACGAGTCCGTCGAGACCATAACATTCGAGGAGAAGGACGGCGTCACGACGTTCAGGGACGTCGTTCGTTTCCAGTCCCGCGAGGACAGGGACGGGATGGCGCAGTCGGGCATGAAAGAGGGCGCGGGCGAGACGATGGACAGGATGGCCGCTCTTTTGAGGGAGCTTCAGGGGCCGATATAG
- a CDS encoding VOC family protein produces the protein MLENAKMFGSFSVNDLKKAREFYGETLGVPVEAVDGMPILSVGGEGGTMIYEKPDHAPATFTVLNFRVDDLKSMMKELGSRGVRFEVYDTEGIKTDSDGVLTEGGMSIAWFKDPAGNILSVLEEK, from the coding sequence ATGCTAGAGAATGCAAAGATGTTCGGCAGTTTTTCGGTGAACGACTTGAAGAAGGCGCGCGAGTTTTATGGTGAGACGCTGGGGGTACCGGTGGAAGCGGTGGACGGGATGCCGATCCTGAGCGTCGGCGGCGAGGGCGGAACGATGATCTACGAAAAGCCGGATCACGCTCCGGCGACGTTCACGGTGCTCAATTTCAGGGTTGACGACCTGAAATCTATGATGAAGGAGCTCGGGAGCAGGGGAGTCCGTTTCGAGGTGTACGACACGGAAGGGATTAAAACGGATTCGGACGGCGTCCTCACCGAGGGCGGAATGAGCATCGCGTGGTTCAAGGACCCGGCGGGAAATATATTATCAGTTCTCGAAGAGAAATAG
- a CDS encoding efflux transporter outer membrane subunit gives MKKIIAILLAPALFLSGCSFVPAYQRPVVETPPAWGEAGVRTNVDVAAEWWESFSSPELNALMARALEYNTDLGAGVERVEQARAALKIAGATLLPSAGLGADADWSKTVRTSGRNGSDTFLQAGVDVSYELDLFGANRARVLAAEAGLEGSIYDQGALELAIMGDVATGYFTLASLRERLAIADANLGISREVLRIITARVREGAESEIDLAQQRTAVASTEAARAVIAERIKNAENALAVLLGAPPQTITVDRENLDGVSVPDIAPGQPSELLERRPDLLAAEASLIAANANIGAARAAFFPSISLGAGDLLSTTGFGDPATMVLSLAASIAQPIFEGGSLEGGLELATAEQRELAQLYLGSVLTAFQEVEDALAAVKYTREREISLKTAMEQAQRAYSLSLRLYDAGAIDFQTLLDTQNAQLVTEDEYAQAKLARLTAAVNLYRALGGGWVSSGEAEAYKAGGRGLSGQGSESSL, from the coding sequence ATGAAAAAAATAATCGCAATATTACTGGCGCCGGCGTTGTTCCTTTCGGGCTGCTCTTTCGTCCCGGCCTATCAGCGCCCCGTCGTGGAGACGCCGCCCGCGTGGGGGGAGGCCGGGGTCCGGACGAACGTGGACGTGGCCGCCGAATGGTGGGAGTCTTTTTCGAGCCCGGAGCTTAATGCGCTCATGGCGCGGGCGCTCGAATACAATACGGACCTTGGGGCCGGCGTCGAGCGCGTAGAGCAGGCGCGCGCTGCTCTCAAGATAGCGGGGGCTACTCTCCTCCCGTCGGCGGGGCTCGGGGCGGACGCGGACTGGTCGAAGACCGTCCGGACGAGCGGCAGGAACGGCAGCGACACGTTCCTCCAGGCAGGGGTGGACGTATCGTACGAGCTGGACCTGTTCGGCGCGAACAGGGCGCGTGTGCTCGCGGCGGAGGCCGGGCTCGAAGGCTCGATATACGACCAGGGGGCGCTCGAGCTCGCAATTATGGGGGACGTGGCCACGGGTTATTTCACGCTGGCGAGCCTCCGCGAGCGCCTGGCTATCGCCGACGCGAACCTCGGCATATCGCGCGAGGTGCTCCGCATTATTACGGCGCGGGTGCGCGAGGGGGCGGAATCGGAGATAGACCTCGCGCAGCAGCGGACGGCGGTGGCGTCCACCGAGGCGGCGCGGGCCGTGATCGCCGAGCGTATCAAGAACGCCGAGAACGCGCTGGCGGTGCTGCTGGGCGCCCCGCCGCAGACTATTACCGTGGACCGGGAGAACCTCGACGGGGTGAGCGTGCCGGATATCGCGCCGGGGCAGCCGTCGGAGCTCCTCGAACGGAGGCCGGACCTTCTGGCGGCGGAGGCGTCGCTTATAGCGGCCAACGCCAACATAGGCGCGGCGAGGGCGGCGTTCTTCCCGTCTATCTCGCTCGGGGCGGGGGACCTCCTTTCGACGACCGGTTTCGGCGACCCGGCGACGATGGTTCTGTCGCTTGCGGCGTCTATAGCCCAGCCGATATTCGAGGGGGGGAGCCTCGAGGGCGGGCTAGAGCTGGCGACGGCGGAGCAGAGGGAGCTTGCGCAGCTCTACCTCGGGAGCGTCCTGACGGCGTTTCAGGAGGTGGAGGACGCGCTGGCGGCCGTGAAGTACACTCGCGAGCGTGAGATTTCTCTCAAGACCGCGATGGAGCAGGCGCAGCGCGCGTACAGTCTTTCGCTCCGCCTCTACGACGCGGGGGCCATAGACTTCCAGACGCTCCTCGATACGCAGAACGCGCAGCTCGTGACGGAGGACGAATACGCGCAGGCGAAGCTGGCGCGCCTTACGGCGGCCGTCAACCTCTACCGCGCGCTCGGGGGCGGCTGGGTTTCTTCGGGCGAGGCCGAGGCTTATAAGGCGGGTGGAAGGGGCCTGTCAGGGCAAGGTAGTGAATCGAGCTTGTAG
- a CDS encoding MacB family efflux pump subunit, whose protein sequence is MAEPLIRLKDIKRYFGSGDATVKALDDISLEIHPGEFVAIMGQSGSGKSTLMNIIGMLDRATGGLYEVSGKDVSRLSPDELAALRRNTFGFIFQRYNLLSTANAGENVEVPALYAGMEGWRRKERARKLLTELGLGERLHHRPNELSGGQQQRVAVARALMNDPPVILADEPTGALDRKSGEDVMALLEELNRRGRTVIVITHEEEVASHARRQIRLEDGRVVHDDGPEEMIESPSGAAGEDGRGVANLAVETMESVKMALRSLRVNIFRTSLTLLGIIIGVAAVITMLAIGEGSKRNVLESISSLGTNILYVRPGGAGIRSSGDIATLVPADAKAIGEGLGNIVTVVPSRSSRKTLRFGNIDYATTVEGVGAGFPVARDWAVRDGTFFTEADVNSYSAVIVLGTTVAETLFPYDKDPVGKFILVGNIPFEVIGVMESKGAAPWGSDQDDTVWVPYTTGLVRIFGSNYLTGITIKVEDVGRIEETETEISELLLARHRTDDFSVRNTASFLAMATETQNTLTILLGAVAAISLLVGGIGVMNIMLVSVVERTREIGIRMATGARRRDILLQFNTEASVVCTIGGIVGVILGYTTGIVLSFFGVNIAFTPGPTVLAFACAVGTGLLFGYLPARKAAHLDPVVALSSE, encoded by the coding sequence ATGGCTGAACCACTTATCAGGCTGAAAGATATCAAGCGCTATTTCGGCAGCGGGGACGCGACCGTCAAGGCTTTGGATGATATAAGCCTCGAAATCCATCCCGGCGAGTTCGTCGCCATCATGGGGCAGTCGGGTTCGGGGAAGTCCACCCTCATGAACATTATCGGGATGCTGGACAGGGCGACGGGCGGCCTGTACGAGGTATCGGGGAAGGACGTGTCGAGGCTGTCGCCGGACGAGCTGGCGGCCCTCAGGCGGAACACGTTCGGATTTATTTTTCAGCGCTACAATCTCCTTTCCACGGCCAACGCCGGGGAGAACGTGGAAGTGCCGGCCCTCTATGCGGGTATGGAGGGATGGAGAAGAAAGGAGCGCGCACGGAAGCTTTTGACGGAGCTCGGGCTGGGCGAGCGTCTGCACCACCGCCCGAACGAGCTTTCGGGGGGGCAGCAGCAGAGGGTGGCCGTTGCGCGCGCGTTGATGAACGACCCGCCCGTGATACTGGCGGACGAGCCGACGGGGGCGCTCGACAGGAAGAGCGGCGAGGATGTCATGGCCCTCCTCGAAGAGCTCAACAGGAGGGGCCGCACCGTTATCGTCATCACGCACGAAGAGGAAGTCGCGAGCCACGCACGGAGGCAGATACGTCTCGAAGACGGGAGGGTCGTGCACGACGACGGCCCTGAAGAAATGATCGAATCCCCTTCGGGGGCCGCCGGGGAGGACGGGCGCGGCGTCGCCAACCTGGCTGTGGAGACTATGGAGTCCGTCAAAATGGCCCTCAGGTCCTTGAGGGTGAATATATTCCGGACTTCGCTCACGCTGCTGGGCATTATTATCGGCGTGGCCGCCGTGATCACCATGCTCGCGATCGGCGAGGGCAGCAAGCGGAACGTGCTGGAGAGCATCAGCTCTCTCGGCACCAACATCTTATACGTGAGGCCCGGGGGCGCGGGGATACGGTCGTCGGGGGACATCGCGACGCTGGTGCCCGCCGACGCCAAGGCGATAGGCGAGGGGCTGGGTAATATAGTGACCGTCGTGCCGTCGCGGAGCAGCCGCAAGACGCTCCGGTTCGGCAACATCGATTACGCGACGACTGTGGAAGGCGTCGGGGCCGGGTTTCCCGTCGCGCGGGACTGGGCGGTCAGGGACGGCACGTTTTTTACGGAGGCCGACGTCAATTCGTATTCGGCCGTGATCGTGCTGGGGACGACGGTGGCGGAGACGTTATTCCCGTACGACAAGGACCCCGTGGGGAAATTTATACTCGTCGGCAATATACCGTTCGAAGTTATCGGCGTCATGGAGTCCAAGGGTGCGGCCCCGTGGGGCAGCGACCAGGACGATACCGTGTGGGTGCCCTACACGACAGGGCTGGTCCGCATATTCGGGTCGAATTATCTGACCGGGATCACTATAAAGGTAGAGGACGTCGGCCGGATAGAGGAGACGGAAACGGAGATAAGCGAGCTTTTGCTGGCGCGGCACAGGACGGACGATTTTTCGGTTCGCAACACCGCCTCGTTCCTGGCGATGGCCACCGAGACCCAGAACACCCTGACGATACTGCTCGGGGCGGTCGCGGCGATTTCGCTCCTCGTCGGGGGTATCGGGGTGATGAACATCATGCTCGTCAGCGTCGTCGAGCGTACGCGGGAGATAGGCATCCGCATGGCTACCGGCGCGCGGCGGCGGGATATCCTCCTTCAGTTCAACACCGAGGCGTCGGTCGTGTGCACGATAGGCGGTATCGTCGGCGTCATACTCGGGTACACAACGGGTATCGTGCTGTCCTTTTTCGGCGTGAACATAGCCTTTACGCCGGGGCCGACCGTGCTGGCGTTCGCGTGCGCCGTGGGGACGGGGCTCCTGTTCGGTTATCTTCCGGCGCGTAAAGCTGCGCATCTCGACCCTGTAGTGGCATTGAGCTCGGAGTAA
- a CDS encoding efflux RND transporter periplasmic adaptor subunit, with translation MNKNVKRLLYLVVVCAVAGIAWGAWLYLKSDAASNGAANTAEVKLGGIQSLVTAQGTLEPRYYVDVGAQVSGKVEIMHVDIGDDVRTGDLIAEIDPDIYEAQVEATLARLNQLKAEKTEQEALVKQAEWKFERYKNLYDDKAVSKEVMQDTEISLEVAKAKVLSLDAQIEEAQSQLEADRTNLSYTKIYAPMDGTIVDQLVQEGQTINANQTTPTIVQIANLDIMTAKAEVAEADVMKLKVGVPMYFTTLGSGGRRWEGKVRQILPTPEEINDVVLYNVLVDVNNDDHVLLPGMTTQTFFVLASAEDVPLIPVSALGSRVPEEDNEKGQAYEVYVVTPSGPVARTVIIGLSDRTQAAVVEGLDVGDRVLENVKAVPGEAGGRRMPMRL, from the coding sequence ATGAACAAGAACGTTAAGAGGCTGCTTTATTTAGTCGTGGTTTGTGCGGTTGCCGGCATTGCCTGGGGCGCATGGTTATACCTTAAGTCGGACGCCGCCTCGAACGGGGCCGCAAACACTGCGGAGGTAAAGCTCGGCGGTATTCAGTCCCTCGTGACGGCGCAGGGGACGCTGGAGCCGAGATATTACGTGGACGTCGGAGCGCAGGTATCGGGCAAGGTCGAAATAATGCACGTCGATATCGGCGACGACGTCAGGACGGGAGACCTCATCGCCGAGATCGATCCCGACATCTACGAAGCGCAGGTCGAGGCCACCCTGGCGCGGCTCAATCAGCTCAAGGCGGAGAAGACGGAGCAGGAGGCTCTCGTCAAGCAGGCGGAGTGGAAATTCGAGCGCTACAAGAACCTTTACGACGACAAGGCCGTCAGCAAGGAAGTGATGCAGGACACCGAGATATCCCTCGAAGTCGCGAAGGCGAAGGTCTTGTCGCTCGACGCGCAGATAGAGGAAGCGCAGTCCCAGCTCGAAGCCGATAGGACCAACCTCAGCTATACCAAAATATACGCCCCGATGGACGGCACGATAGTAGACCAGCTCGTGCAGGAGGGGCAGACGATCAACGCCAACCAGACGACCCCGACAATAGTGCAGATAGCCAACCTGGACATAATGACGGCCAAGGCGGAGGTGGCCGAGGCCGACGTGATGAAGCTAAAGGTAGGCGTCCCCATGTATTTTACGACTCTCGGATCGGGGGGGAGACGCTGGGAGGGGAAGGTGCGCCAGATACTGCCGACCCCGGAGGAAATCAACGACGTCGTGCTCTATAACGTGCTTGTAGACGTGAATAACGACGACCACGTTCTTCTGCCGGGCATGACGACGCAGACGTTTTTCGTGCTGGCCAGCGCGGAGGACGTGCCGCTTATACCGGTCAGCGCGCTCGGCAGCCGTGTGCCGGAAGAGGATAACGAGAAAGGGCAGGCGTACGAGGTGTACGTCGTGACGCCTTCGGGGCCCGTGGCCAGGACCGTTATCATCGGGCTATCGGACCGTACGCAGGCGGCGGTGGTCGAAGGGCTCGACGTCGGGGACCGCGTCCTCGAGAACGTCAAGGCCGTCCCCGGCGAGGCCGGGGGCAGGCGTATGCCGATGAGGTTATAA